DNA from Rubripirellula lacrimiformis:
GTCGTATTTTTCCGCCACCTGTTGGTGAGGCACCAACAGGTACCCGGCCATATCCACCGCAATCGGCTTTGCAATTGGTGTCGGTTCATCGGATCGTGCGGGCGATACCGACAACCCGAATCCAACCAACCAGACACACGACACGGCGATCGCAGAGTAGAGCTTCAGCATGATGTAATTTCGTTACGAGATGATTAGCGACGCTGCCGTCGCGTTTGTCGTCAGCTGACGCAATCGCAAGCCAGGTTCCGGCTGTCAATCGCGTCGGAGGCCAGCTGCGTCGGAGGCCAAGCGCGTCGGAGTTCAGCCGAGATCGTTCTGACCGGAAGGTCGTTTGCCATGGCAAGGACAGGGCAAGGGACCATTCTATGGTCTTAATGATTCGTGGACAAAGGAAAAGTCCAGCAGTTCCCGGCGGTTGGCTAAATCCCGTAAAATACGGTGTGGTGATTTGCTAGCGTGTCGCGATTGGATGAAGCCTTGATTGGAGCCGGGGGTTGACGCTCCAATGGACGGCTTTCGCTCTCGTCCAAGGCGATCGATCATGACCCGTCCGGCGCCCCCGTTCCCCAAGTTGCGGCGATTCCTTTGCGCTGATGCACTCATCGATACGTTACGCCGGAGATTTCAATCGGTCCCCGACGCGCGGGAACAATCCGGGACGGTTTATCCAATGGTGGATACTCTCTTGGCTGCGTTTGCGATGTTCTCACTCAAAGACCCATCACTGTTAGCTTTTGAAGAACGGTCCGGCGAACCTGCCATCAAACGACTCTTCGGGATCGACGCTATTCCCAGCGATACGTCCATGCGAGAGATCCTTGATGGTATCGATACAAGTCATCTCAACGAAGCCTTTGCAGACATCTTCCACGAACTTCAACGCGGGAACGTCCTGCGAGAGTTCGCGTTCCACAACAATCATTACCTGCTAGCGATCGATGGCACTGGATACTTCTGTTCCTCAAAGATCCATTGCCCCGAGTGCTTGGAACGTAAAACCAGTGGTGGCAAGATTCAGTATGTGCATCAAGCGGTTGCCGCGGTGCTCGTTCATCCCGACCAGAAAGTCGTCATCCCACTGGCAATCGAACCCATCGTCAAACAAGACGGAGAAACCAAAAACGATTGCGAACGCAATGCGACACGACGCCTATTGAGGCGAATTCGCTTGCTCTATCCGAAGATCAAGCTGATCGTGGTCGAAGACGGACTGGCCAGCAACGCTCCGCACATCGCCGACCTGAAAGATCTGAAGATGAGTTACTTGCTCGGTGCAAAACCGGGTGACCACGCTCACTTGTTCGATCAAGTGATTGCTGCGGGCGACGAAGACCGAATCGAAACACTCACACGGGTTGACCCGATCGGTAACCGCGTCATCCAAAGCGAGACCCAGTACGTCAGTGACCTGGCGCTCAATGCGTCGAATCAATCTCTGCGAGTGAATTTTCTGCAGCACTTTGAATACGACAACGATAGCGGCGAAGTGAGCAAGCGATTCAGTTGGGTGACGAACGTCACGTTAGATCGTTCGCTGCTATCGAAATTCACCGCGGGAGGTCGTAGTCGCTGGCGGATTGAGAATGAGACGTTTAATACGCTCAAGAATCAAGGCTATCACTTTGAACACAACTACGGTCATGGAAAGCAAAACCTATCAACGGTACTGATGCTGCTGATGTTTTTAGCGTTCATGGTTGACCAAGTACAGCAAGCATGCTGTCCGCTGTTTGCCTCGGTGCAGGAGAAGTTCAAGAGTCGCCGAGCGTTGTGGGAAAAGCTTCGCAGCCATGTGAATCACTTCGTGTTTGAATCGTTTGCCGAACTTTGGCAAGCGATGCTCAGTGGATCGGCGATGGGTGTTCCGCCGCCTCGTGGATAAGATCGGCCAGAAGTAGCGTAACCTCAGCGGTCTAAAACGTCGATTTTGGCCTCAGCACTGGTGACGCACGCGCCCAGCCGAGCACTCTCACTCCGATTTGTCGTTAGGGACGCCCCACGAGCGTGGGACGTCAGTTCCGAAGGCACGAAATCACCATCGCAGCAGGCCACGACAACTCGACCAGCCTTCAAATGCACCTCCACTCCACGCTCACCACCCAATAGCGAAGGGCGACCGGGAACTGCTGGGAAAAGTCCAAGCTCGAATTCAATATCCCCCGGCCCCCCACCTTGGCATAGGTTGCGATGGCCGCCGACAAGTCTGCGGTGGCCGCATCGCTGGACTAGACTAGTCGGATGCAATTCGGTGGCGATAGGCGACGCCAGCAAACGTGATGGTGGAACCAGCGCGAATCATCATCTCACCTTTGCAAAACATTCATCGATGCTGTGGTTAGTCGGCATGCAGATGGGTCGTTAGAATCTGCTGCTTCAAAACTTCCATTTTTGACTCTGTTTGGAAACAAGTGCGAAAGCTATGAATCGATTGAACCTTGTGATTGCGGCATGCATTTGCTGTTGGACGTTGGCCAGTGATGGCGTCCGCGCCCACGAAGGCCATGGTGATCATTCCCACCAAGACCAGGGGAAGCTGTTCACCACGCGAGGCGATTCGCGAACGTTGCCCATGGCAAAGGAAGAAGATGCATTCCAGTTCATCGTCTACGGCGACCGAACCGGTGGCGTGCCAGCGGGACTGAAAGTGCTGGAACAAGCGGTCGACGACACCAACCTGCTTGATCCGGACTTGGTCATGACGGTCGGCGACCTGATCCAGGGCTACAACCAAACGCCCGAGTGGATGGAGCAGATGGTGGAATACAAACAGATCATGGACAACCTGAACATGAAGTGGTTTCCGGTCGCAGGGAATCACGACGTCTATTGGCGAGGCCGAACGAAGCCGCCCGAAGGTCAACACGAAGCCAGTTATGAAAAGCACTTTGGCCCACTTTGGTATTCGTTCGAGCACAAGGAATCGGCGTTCGTAGTGCTGTACAGCGACGAGGGCGACCGCGAATCCAACACCAAGGGATTCAACGAAGGCCGTCTGCAAACGATGAGCGACGAACAGCTTCAATTTTTGAAGTCGGCACTCGAAAAGCATCAAGACTGTGAACACGTCTTCGTGTTTTTGCACCACCCACGATGGACTGGCCGCGGTTACACCGACGGCAACTGGGATGTCGTTCACCAGATGCTGAAATCGGCTGGCAACGTGCACGCGGTTTTTGCCGGTCACATTCACCACATGCGTTTCGACGGTCCGAAGGATGGAATCGCCTACTACACCTTGGCGACCACCGGCGGCCACCTGTCGGCGGACATTCCGGATGCTGGATTCCTGCACCACCTGAACGTTGTCACGGTACGTCCAAGCGGTGTGACCGTGGCCGCTCTACCGATCGGTTCGGTCATCGACCCCACCGATTTCACTCCCGAATTCCTGGCCGAAGTCGACCTGGCTCGCAAGGTGCGTCCTGAACACACAGGCGATCCCCTGATGCTGGCGACCGATGGGACCGCATCAGGCGTTGTTGAATTCCTGATCAAGAACCCTGCACCACGACCGATCGATGTCACTGTATCGCTGGATACCACCGGTGGGGATTGGCGATCATCGCTTGACCATGACCATTGGCAGTTGGCGGCGGGAGAATCCAAGACGATTCAAATGTCGATGCGTCGGCCGGCTGATCCCGAATCGACACTGACCATTCCACGCGTTCGCTTAGATCTGGAATACGTTGGCCAGTCGGCAAGAATCAAACTGCCGCCTGTTACTGCACCGGTTGACCTGAAGTTGTCAGCCGTTCCAGCCGACTACTTCGTCGACCAGCCCAACCACTGCTTGGAAATCACCAAGCCGTCCGATGCGGTTCGTTTCCAATCGTCGGATCTGCGACTGCCACAGGGACCGTTCACCGTCGAAGGCTGGTTCCGACCGGCGCAATCGGCTGGCATGCTAGCGGCGATCGCTAAAACTCAGTCCAGCGAGTTCGCGATTTTCATGGACGAGGGTGTGCCACAGTTTGATGTCCACTTGGCCGGCAAATACGTTTCGGCCAAAGCCACCAAGGTACTTCGCAACGACACTTGGGCTCACATCGCTGGCGTCTACGACGGAACCGAAGTGAAGATTTACGTTGACGGTGAACTGGTTGGGTCTAAAGCAGGCCAGGGCAAACGAACGCTGAATGAACTGCCCCTGTTCGTCGGTGCTGATCCCGATCTAAGCGGCAACGCGGTACGGCCGTTTTTGGGTCAGATTGACGAAATACGGATCAGCAAAGGCGCCGTCTACGAATCGAATTTCAAGCCTCAGCAACGTCTTTCGGTTTCCGAGAACACTCGCCTGATGTTGCACTTGGATCGCGTCATCGGACCATTCGTGTTGGACCAAAGTCCGTCGGCTTCGATGGGCATGTTGGGCAAGACGACGGTGCTTGTCCCAGTGAAGTAGCGAAAGATCACGGTGAATGATTCGTTCACCGCACCAATCACCGTCGCGGCCAATCCAGCCGCGATGCGGCGACGGGGTTGCGATCGATCCCTGCACCACTAGCGGATGTAGGACTTCAACAACTTTAGCGTCGCTTGGACAGATTCAAGCGACGCTTTTTCGTTGGCCGTGTGGTAGCCCGTGGTGGGAACCTGAAGCGTTGTCCCATTGATGCGTCCTTCGGTGGCGGTTGCCAAGCGTCCTAGTTCTGTCCGACCTAGCGACAGCGGCTTTTCGCGAGTCGCGTTCAGGTCCGCGACGTATTTGTCTTTGAACATATAGCTTATGCCCATGATGTCACAACGGCGTGCCAGTTCCTGGGTGACGGCAGGTGCGAACTTCGCGGACGCATCCCCGGTTCTTAGCACCACGTCTTGAGCCGACGCTGCTTCGGGCGTCGCAAAGGGACTGGTATCCAAAACGATGATGCGGTCGGTGGTCCGATTTTGGCGTTGAAACCAGGCCAGCGCGTATTGCCAACTGCGGCCGGCTTCTTCCCCGGCGGTGAACAATGCCGTGCCACGAAACCCGTTGCGGAACAGGTAGATCATCATGGCCACCGATAGAACGTTATCCAGTTGGGCGCTGATGAAACCGTTGGCGACCTCCAACCGGTCCAAGAACGAAACGGGGGTCCCGGGCTGCAAAAATTCCAACCCTTCGACTTCAAAGATCAGATTGCGACGTTGTTGGCAGATGAATGATCTTGTGATCGTGCCCTGTCCAAGGTAGCTGCCCGCGTAGGGTGTGTGCGCTTGGACGCGTTCGCCGTGGAAACGATCCGCGATCAGTTCCATCGTTTGCTCGGACACACTATCGCCGGTCATCTCGCCGCGGTTGGCGATGATGAAGGCCGCATACTGAAATTCGTTTGGCCCGGTGCAAAGCAGACCGTGCCTGTCGACATGTGCCGATAAGATTTGGCCCTTGGGGTCCCCGCCGTCAGCGACCAGCAACCCGTGATAGCGAGTCACTTCGATCGGCAATTCATCCAATTCGCGTCTCAGCACACGAAAGAACGCGTCTTCGCAGCCAACGATGGATGGTTCCCGAACCAGCCCGCGAAGCAGGATCAAAAAGTCGTCCAATTCACCATGCACATGCGGCTTATGAACGCTGGTGTTTGGCTCAGGAACATCGTCGGTCATGGAAACCTGGCGGGCTGCTTTGTCAAATCGGGTCGGGATCGGCATCGTGGAATTCTCGAGTGGTGGCGACAAGAATGACGCTAGCCAATCGGATGATTTTCCACCAGATCTTTGTGATGCGATTTAGCCTGCTTTGCCAGCTAGTGTGAAACGAACGGCGACCGTGAAACTTCCTTCCTGCTTCATCGAACGCAGATCGATTCCCGATCCAGCCATCTGCGAATCTAGCGGATGGCGTAAAAACAAAAGGATTAGGGTCATTCGGTTCCGGGAAACTTCAACACCCGTGGCTCGTCCTCGTCGTCCTGATCCGATGGTGACTTCGAATTGCCTGGTTTGGATCTGCCTGGTTTCGCCTGCCCAGGCCCGGTTCGGTTGCCCGACGGAGCATCGTCGGTTCGCTTTGGCAGCGGCAGAGTCGAAGGTTCCCAGAAATTCGCCGGCTTGCTTGGCGGTTTTGGGATTTCATCCGGCTCGTCCTGTTCGGTCAGTTCATCCAAAAGCGTGCCGATCGTACTGAACGCTTCCAATTGCTCGCGAAGGCTCGGATCCATGACGCCGCGGCGGATCTCGCCAATGGGCTCGGACTCGAATTCGTGTCCGATTTGCCAGTCGACTTTGTGGCGACGTGATAGTTCGCACAAGACGTCCGTCATTGCCAAGACGGTCCCATCGGGCAGCTGCTGGTCTGCAGCCGGTGGCTGAGCATCCGGGCTAGACGCGGATGTACCGGGATCCTGCGTTGGATCAGATTCGGCGGGTTCGGCGAAGAAATTCGGCATACTGGTCCCCATCAGGTGACCATCGGACTGCTGTTCCAAAACCACCGGTTCGCAGCTCGCCCAAGTGAAGCCGGACGATAAACAGGAAGCATCAGCCTTGATCTCGAAGGCACGTGCCGGATGCACCGCCTCTGTCGAACGGTACTGAATCGAAAATCCCATTGCGTGGCCTTCGTTTGTTCTTGCGGATTCTGGCCAACTTCGCCAACTGGCACGACTATTCTATAACCTTCTTTCCGTGACAGCGGAACCAACGCGTTTCGGGCCCCTTCACGAAATTCCTCCCTCTATCGCCCCCTTCGCCTCCGGCTCTGTCCTGATCCCCTGCCAGGTTTTCGAATGCTTCAGCGTCCAAGTCGATCGATCCACTGTCTCGCCATCGCCGTTTTCTCGTTGGTCGGCAGCGTGTTCTTAACGTCCGCGGTGACGGCGCAGGACTCCGATGGATTCGACGCCCGCTATGCACGGATGCAGTCGCTCGGTGACCGCATCAAGTCCAAGGTGTACCGCGATTCAGTCAAACCCAAATGGTTTGGGGAAAACAGTGACCGTTTCTGGTACCAAGTTCAAACCGGCGCAAACACTCATGAGTTCATCACGGTCGATGCGCAGGCCGGAACGCGGAAGCGGTCTTTTGACCACCAAGCACTCGCCGATGCGTTGACCGAGCAGACGGATACGCAGTACCACGCGGACCGTTTACCGCTGAAACGTTTGCGGTTCGAAGGAGATCCGGCCCACCTGTTGATGGTCGTCGACCAACGGGCCTGGCAATTTGAATTGCCCAATGGCCCTCTGATCGCCCAGGACGATGACGTGTCCGCCACAGCCCTGAAACCGCTATCACGCCTTCGTCGCAGTCGGTCCGGCACAGATGAGACAAAGATCCGATTCGTTAACCAAACATCGCAAAAATTGGATATCAGTTGGATCGACTTCCAAGGCGACCCCAAACCGATGGGCCAAGTCGAAGCTGGCAAATCAGTCGACTTCAGCACCTATTGCAAACACATTTGGATGCTCAGCGAGTCCAGCGGAAAACCAGTCGCCCTGTATTCAGCAAACGAGTCGGCTGATTCTGCGATTTTCGATGGCAAGTCCGAACGGCCCGAGATGAAATGGGACCGCCATGACGCGCGAAAGTTTCAGTCGTGGGCATCGCCCGATGGAAAATTTGCGATCGATATTCGCGATGACAACATCGTCCTGAAGAACACCGAAGACAAATCAGAGTCGATGTTGACGACCGATGGTACGCCCGAGCACCGGTACGGCCCTGATGTGTACTGGTCCCCCCAATCGGATCGTTTCTTCGTTCTGAAAACTCGCGTTGGGCAGGGCCGCGAGATCACCATCGTCAAATCGTCACCGGATGGTTCGGTTCATCCGGAATTGAAAACGATCCGATACGAGAAACCCGGCGACCAAAGATCCCATTCACGCCCCGTTCTATTTGCCAAATCGAACGATTGGAAACCGGAAACCATCGAAGACGACCTGTTCCCGAATCCGTTCGCTTTGGGAAATTTCCATTGGCACAGCAGCGGGTCAAGGTTCTCGTTCCTGTACAACCAACGTGGTCACCAACGTCACTCGTTGATTTCTGTCGACGCAAACTCGAACCAGCCGCGCGTGGCCATCGACGAAACCAGCGACACGTTCATCTGTTATTCGGGGAAGACCTATCTGCATCGCATCGACGATACCGATGAACTGATCTGGATGAGCGAGCGGAGCGGTTGGAACCACTTGTATTTGATCGATCAAGTCAGCGGCGAAGTCAAAAACCCGGTCACACACGGCGACTGGGTCGTCCGCAGTGTCGAACATGTCGATGACCAGAAGCGTCAAATCTGGCTCATCGTTTCCGGGATCGATGCGGACCAGGATCCCTATCAGCGTCATCTGATTCGCGTCAATTTCGACGGCACCCAACTGACGCGGCTGACCAGCGGCGACGGCGACCATACTTGGCAATTTTCACCGGACCGACGCTTTTTGATCGATACCATGTCACGAGTCGATCTAGCACCGGTGACCGTGCTTCGAAGTGCCGACACCGGGGATCCCATTTGCGAATTGGAACGATCGGATATCGCATCTCTATTGGAAACCGGCTGGCAACTTCCACGCCGCTTTGTAGCGAAGGCACGCGACGGCGTCACTGACATCCACGGCATCATCATTCGCCCGACAAACTTCGATCCGCTGAAGAAGTATCCCGTCGTCGAGAACATCTACGCCGGCCCCCATTCATCGTTCGTGCCCAAGGCGTTCGGCGTTCACCGCGGTTTGTACGAAATCGCCGAGCTAGGATTCATCGTCGTCAAAATCGATGGGATGGGGACCAGCAATCGCAGCAAGGCGTTTCATGATGTGTGTTGGAAGCACCTTCACGACAGTGGATTCCCCGACCGAATCCGATGGATCCAAGCTGCGGCCGCCGACCGCCCTTGGATGGACCTAACGCGAGTTGGTATCTACGGCGGATCGGCCGGAGGGCAAAGTGCAATGCGAGCGTTGATCGACCACCATGACTTCTATCATGTCGCTGTCGCCGATTGCGGCTGCCATGACAATCGCGTTGATAAAATCTGGTGGAATGAACAATGGATGGGATGGCCGATCGGCAAAGAGTACTCGGACGCATCCAACGTTGATCAAGCGCACCGAATGCAAGGCCGGCTGATGTTGATCTGGGGTGAACTGGATACAAACGTCGACCCAGCTAGCACGATGCAGGTGGTCAACGCCTTGATCAAAGCCGACAAAGACTTTGACATGCTTTGCATTCCCGGTGCCGGCCACGGGGCAGCCGGACATCCCTATGGAAAACGTCGCCAAGCCGAATTCCTGATGCGTCATCTGCAGTGAAGCATCGGCCACCGCTAGTCGCCCGCCGACGCCGTCAACATCGATTTCATCTTGGCTTCGGTCATTTCGGATCGCTTCAAGGTGCGAACGTCGCCCCACAGCATGACCACCATCACTTCATCGCGATCACCAAAGATCTGTCCGACAACATCGTCTTCGGCCAGGATCCACTGATCGGGATCCGACCATTCGACCGCCAATTCCGGCGGCGCGTCGATCAACACAATCGTTTCCTTCAATCCGTCGGTAGCATCGTCGATTGCCGCTGGAGTCCTAGTGCCATGCCACACCGATCCCGGAAACACGGGTGCCCGCAGCGTCGTGTGGGTGGACGCAAGATCCGATGCCGGATCGACTGCGGCCGCGTAGATGGGCACCACCGTACTTCGAACCGCGCGGTTCGCTTCGCTGTCCCATGATTGCTTGGGGTCCAACGACTTCCACAATTTCACTTGATCCAGAAACGGCAGAATCGCTGTCCGCCATCCGTACAACGGATTCCCGTCCGGATCGGTGTAGACACCTGCGGGCAAATGCCGGTACGCCGAATTGAAATTGTGCAGGGCCAGACTCAATCGGCCTAACGACTTCTGCTTGGCCAACTGAAGCCGATCCGCCGAATTCGGGATCTGGACTTTCAGTTGCCTGATGATCTGATCCTCGGACGCAGTCACGACTACCGTTTGTTCGACGCACTCCACAT
Protein-coding regions in this window:
- a CDS encoding transposase; this encodes MVDTLLAAFAMFSLKDPSLLAFEERSGEPAIKRLFGIDAIPSDTSMREILDGIDTSHLNEAFADIFHELQRGNVLREFAFHNNHYLLAIDGTGYFCSSKIHCPECLERKTSGGKIQYVHQAVAAVLVHPDQKVVIPLAIEPIVKQDGETKNDCERNATRRLLRRIRLLYPKIKLIVVEDGLASNAPHIADLKDLKMSYLLGAKPGDHAHLFDQVIAAGDEDRIETLTRVDPIGNRVIQSETQYVSDLALNASNQSLRVNFLQHFEYDNDSGEVSKRFSWVTNVTLDRSLLSKFTAGGRSRWRIENETFNTLKNQGYHFEHNYGHGKQNLSTVLMLLMFLAFMVDQVQQACCPLFASVQEKFKSRRALWEKLRSHVNHFVFESFAELWQAMLSGSAMGVPPPRG
- a CDS encoding prolyl oligopeptidase family serine peptidase, whose translation is MLQRPSRSIHCLAIAVFSLVGSVFLTSAVTAQDSDGFDARYARMQSLGDRIKSKVYRDSVKPKWFGENSDRFWYQVQTGANTHEFITVDAQAGTRKRSFDHQALADALTEQTDTQYHADRLPLKRLRFEGDPAHLLMVVDQRAWQFELPNGPLIAQDDDVSATALKPLSRLRRSRSGTDETKIRFVNQTSQKLDISWIDFQGDPKPMGQVEAGKSVDFSTYCKHIWMLSESSGKPVALYSANESADSAIFDGKSERPEMKWDRHDARKFQSWASPDGKFAIDIRDDNIVLKNTEDKSESMLTTDGTPEHRYGPDVYWSPQSDRFFVLKTRVGQGREITIVKSSPDGSVHPELKTIRYEKPGDQRSHSRPVLFAKSNDWKPETIEDDLFPNPFALGNFHWHSSGSRFSFLYNQRGHQRHSLISVDANSNQPRVAIDETSDTFICYSGKTYLHRIDDTDELIWMSERSGWNHLYLIDQVSGEVKNPVTHGDWVVRSVEHVDDQKRQIWLIVSGIDADQDPYQRHLIRVNFDGTQLTRLTSGDGDHTWQFSPDRRFLIDTMSRVDLAPVTVLRSADTGDPICELERSDIASLLETGWQLPRRFVAKARDGVTDIHGIIIRPTNFDPLKKYPVVENIYAGPHSSFVPKAFGVHRGLYEIAELGFIVVKIDGMGTSNRSKAFHDVCWKHLHDSGFPDRIRWIQAAAADRPWMDLTRVGIYGGSAGGQSAMRALIDHHDFYHVAVADCGCHDNRVDKIWWNEQWMGWPIGKEYSDASNVDQAHRMQGRLMLIWGELDTNVDPASTMQVVNALIKADKDFDMLCIPGAGHGAAGHPYGKRRQAEFLMRHLQ
- a CDS encoding peptidase M42, whose protein sequence is MTDDVPEPNTSVHKPHVHGELDDFLILLRGLVREPSIVGCEDAFFRVLRRELDELPIEVTRYHGLLVADGGDPKGQILSAHVDRHGLLCTGPNEFQYAAFIIANRGEMTGDSVSEQTMELIADRFHGERVQAHTPYAGSYLGQGTITRSFICQQRRNLIFEVEGLEFLQPGTPVSFLDRLEVANGFISAQLDNVLSVAMMIYLFRNGFRGTALFTAGEEAGRSWQYALAWFQRQNRTTDRIIVLDTSPFATPEAASAQDVVLRTGDASAKFAPAVTQELARRCDIMGISYMFKDKYVADLNATREKPLSLGRTELGRLATATEGRINGTTLQVPTTGYHTANEKASLESVQATLKLLKSYIR
- a CDS encoding LamG-like jellyroll fold domain-containing protein; amino-acid sequence: MNRLNLVIAACICCWTLASDGVRAHEGHGDHSHQDQGKLFTTRGDSRTLPMAKEEDAFQFIVYGDRTGGVPAGLKVLEQAVDDTNLLDPDLVMTVGDLIQGYNQTPEWMEQMVEYKQIMDNLNMKWFPVAGNHDVYWRGRTKPPEGQHEASYEKHFGPLWYSFEHKESAFVVLYSDEGDRESNTKGFNEGRLQTMSDEQLQFLKSALEKHQDCEHVFVFLHHPRWTGRGYTDGNWDVVHQMLKSAGNVHAVFAGHIHHMRFDGPKDGIAYYTLATTGGHLSADIPDAGFLHHLNVVTVRPSGVTVAALPIGSVIDPTDFTPEFLAEVDLARKVRPEHTGDPLMLATDGTASGVVEFLIKNPAPRPIDVTVSLDTTGGDWRSSLDHDHWQLAAGESKTIQMSMRRPADPESTLTIPRVRLDLEYVGQSARIKLPPVTAPVDLKLSAVPADYFVDQPNHCLEITKPSDAVRFQSSDLRLPQGPFTVEGWFRPAQSAGMLAAIAKTQSSEFAIFMDEGVPQFDVHLAGKYVSAKATKVLRNDTWAHIAGVYDGTEVKIYVDGELVGSKAGQGKRTLNELPLFVGADPDLSGNAVRPFLGQIDEIRISKGAVYESNFKPQQRLSVSENTRLMLHLDRVIGPFVLDQSPSASMGMLGKTTVLVPVK